One region of Epilithonimonas zeae genomic DNA includes:
- a CDS encoding helix-turn-helix transcriptional regulator — MSSNKNALIRYKTLDKCLKNKYKKYTLEDLMDECSEALFEFEGKESFVSKRTIQLDLQNMRSEKFGYEAPIEVYEKRFYRYSDPDYSIHQISVNENDLKAMNNAVQILKQFKDFSMFKEMNGVIQKLEDSIQSTSQKSIIHLDKNEQLKGLEHIDILYESILNKKVLRILYKSFKARESNHYIVHPQLLKEYNNRWFLICWHKNKIMNLALDRMEDISVEDKIEYIDKEFNADRYFGEVIGATVSETQRPQNVIFFIDRKHAPYVKTKPFHHSQEIIKEEESGTTFKICVQLNFELERMILGMGEFIKVLGPRKLKQRIAKSLKLASENYTSEELKIN; from the coding sequence ATGTCATCCAACAAAAATGCTTTAATCCGCTATAAAACACTCGACAAATGTCTCAAAAATAAGTATAAAAAATATACTTTGGAAGATCTGATGGACGAATGTTCCGAAGCCTTGTTTGAATTTGAAGGCAAAGAATCTTTTGTGAGCAAACGCACCATCCAGTTGGATTTGCAGAATATGCGGAGTGAGAAATTTGGTTATGAAGCGCCTATCGAAGTTTATGAAAAACGATTTTATCGTTATAGTGACCCAGATTACAGTATTCATCAGATTTCTGTGAATGAGAATGATTTGAAAGCTATGAATAATGCCGTTCAGATTCTGAAACAGTTCAAGGATTTTTCAATGTTTAAGGAGATGAATGGCGTGATTCAGAAACTGGAAGATTCGATACAATCTACGAGTCAGAAATCAATTATTCATCTTGATAAAAATGAACAGCTAAAAGGTCTTGAACATATTGATATTCTTTATGAAAGTATTCTGAACAAAAAAGTTTTAAGGATTCTTTATAAAAGTTTCAAAGCCAGAGAGTCGAATCATTACATTGTTCATCCTCAATTATTGAAAGAATATAATAACCGTTGGTTCTTGATATGTTGGCATAAAAACAAGATTATGAATCTTGCATTAGACAGAATGGAAGACATCTCTGTTGAAGATAAAATTGAATATATTGATAAGGAATTTAATGCCGACCGATATTTTGGAGAAGTCATTGGCGCAACGGTTTCCGAAACACAGCGTCCGCAAAATGTGATATTCTTTATCGACAGAAAGCACGCACCTTATGTCAAAACGAAACCTTTCCATCATTCTCAGGAGATTATCAAAGAAGAAGAATCGGGAACGACTTTCAAAATCTGTGTTCAATTGAACTTCGAATTGGAAAGAATGATTCTTGGAATGGGAGAGTTTATCAAAGTTTTAGGACCTCGAAAATTGAAACAAAGAATTGCTAAAAGTCTGAAATTGGCGAGTGAAAATTATACTTCTGAAGAACTAAAAATTAATTAA
- a CDS encoding HopJ type III effector protein codes for MILEQLKNSPESIDFKEAIAFIDENYDFTPTKFTNGNTVNEANQNNGSCKVFSFAKLNQLSKEETLALFGDFYKTDVLKNPEGTDHQNIRNFIEFGWDGISFEGEALRKKD; via the coding sequence ATGATTTTAGAACAACTGAAAAATTCTCCTGAAAGTATAGATTTCAAAGAAGCAATTGCTTTTATTGATGAGAATTATGATTTCACACCAACGAAATTCACGAACGGAAATACGGTTAACGAAGCCAATCAAAATAATGGTTCTTGCAAGGTTTTTAGTTTTGCAAAATTGAATCAACTTTCAAAGGAGGAAACTTTAGCATTGTTCGGGGACTTTTATAAAACTGATGTTTTGAAAAACCCTGAAGGAACAGACCACCAAAATATCAGGAATTTTATAGAGTTTGGATGGGACGGGATTTCTTTTGAAGGAGAAGCTTTAAGGAAAAAAGATTAG
- a CDS encoding DEAD/DEAH box helicase translates to MSFEALGLSSNIIRSVKKLGYLKPFPIQEQAVPVILQGKDLMGIAQTGSGKTACFVMPILEKLQNTEVKKDRNVQVLILVPTRELAIQIDEVFRAFTDNLKREVRTMAVYGGVSINPQMKGMFGVEVLIATPGRLLDLIDHNALSISGIQHLVIDEADKMFQLGFGEEMNKLFAMMPVAKQTTLFSATLNDKVSEMRERLSINPTLIEIKKEEVEIDNIEQLAYHVAPENKGPFLRYLIKKKKVEKALIFVSSTRSADNLVEKLKKNKIKAVAIHSQKSQGARRNNLEEFKVNGAQILVATDLIGRGIHIDDLPCVINYELPRSPLDYIHRIGRTGRAGEKGTAINILTDDELHHFRVIQKKMGKKVTLQRMEGLDLHGY, encoded by the coding sequence ATGTCATTCGAAGCGTTAGGATTATCAAGCAATATTATTCGGTCTGTTAAAAAATTGGGTTATCTGAAACCTTTTCCAATCCAAGAACAAGCAGTTCCTGTGATATTACAAGGTAAAGACTTGATGGGAATAGCACAAACAGGTTCGGGAAAAACAGCTTGTTTCGTAATGCCTATTTTAGAAAAACTACAAAATACCGAAGTTAAAAAAGACAGAAACGTTCAGGTTTTAATATTGGTTCCTACACGAGAATTAGCCATTCAAATTGATGAAGTTTTCCGCGCTTTTACAGATAATCTAAAACGTGAAGTTCGTACAATGGCTGTTTACGGCGGTGTTTCTATCAATCCCCAGATGAAAGGAATGTTCGGCGTAGAAGTTCTTATTGCAACGCCTGGTCGCCTTTTGGATTTGATTGATCATAATGCTCTGAGCATTTCTGGAATCCAACACTTAGTGATTGATGAAGCAGATAAGATGTTTCAATTAGGTTTTGGTGAAGAAATGAACAAGCTGTTTGCAATGATGCCTGTTGCAAAACAAACAACCCTATTTTCCGCAACTTTGAATGATAAAGTTTCTGAAATGAGGGAACGACTCTCAATCAACCCGACTTTAATCGAAATCAAAAAGGAAGAAGTTGAAATTGACAATATCGAACAATTAGCCTATCACGTTGCCCCCGAAAACAAAGGTCCTTTTTTGAGATATCTTATCAAAAAAAAGAAAGTTGAAAAAGCTTTGATTTTTGTTTCATCCACAAGGTCTGCAGATAATTTGGTTGAAAAACTTAAAAAGAATAAAATAAAAGCTGTTGCCATCCATAGCCAGAAATCGCAAGGTGCTCGACGAAATAACTTGGAAGAATTCAAGGTTAATGGTGCTCAGATTCTAGTAGCCACAGATTTGATTGGTCGTGGAATCCATATCGATGATTTGCCTTGTGTTATTAATTACGAACTGCCTCGTTCGCCCTTGGATTATATCCATAGAATTGGTAGAACAGGTCGTGCAGGCGAAAAAGGAACAGCCATCAATATTTTAACGGATGATGAATTACATCATTTCCGAGTGATTCAGAAAAAGATGGGCAAAAAAGTGACTTTGCAAAGGATGGAAGGCTTGGATTTGCACGGATATTAA
- a CDS encoding rhodanese-like domain-containing protein, whose protein sequence is MAIEDVLKAGNYHLIDVREPLELEVDGNIAEANNIPLGDIEAHIDEIRALDGNVIFFCRSGNRSGKATEFYKSQGFDNVYNGGGYNDLSATLENL, encoded by the coding sequence ATGGCAATAGAAGACGTATTGAAAGCTGGAAATTATCACTTGATTGATGTTCGTGAACCTTTGGAACTGGAAGTTGATGGAAATATCGCAGAAGCAAATAATATTCCTTTGGGAGACATCGAAGCGCATATCGATGAAATCAGAGCTTTAGATGGCAACGTAATTTTCTTCTGCAGATCTGGAAACAGATCTGGAAAAGCAACTGAATTTTACAAATCTCAAGGTTTTGACAATGTCTACAATGGTGGTGGTTACAACGACCTAAGTGCGACTTTAGAGAATCTTTAA
- a CDS encoding RtcB family protein: MKTITGNDLIAFGFTPKKWFAEALEYINENNLNETQMKEYLEQFKSPEPISLLNNPAEFIINIRAEDESENDNVEKVINTMNVLMKTPTLTKGAIMPDACPTGPEGHIPVGGVVVAKNAIHPGFHSADICCSVMLTDFGKINPKDVLDAAHSITHFGYGGRPRGEQMPMSQELMDAFRENLFLNDENLISIARSHMGTQGDGNHFLFVGISKNTGNTMLVTHHGSRAPGAKLYDKGMKVANRFRMELSPETLKENAWIPFETEEGQQYWKALRLIRKWTKENHESIHNATLDKLNIEKQHRYWNEHNFVFRDGDLFYHAKGATPLDDKFLPDITGPRLIPLNMAEPVLIVQGTTNDRNLGFAPHGAGRNFSRSFHKKSLAHKTIDDVFAEETQGLDIRFFTNEIDISELPSAYKSAKNVRAQIEEYGLCEVLDEVIPYGCIMAGDVGKNAPWKKKKKFRK, translated from the coding sequence ATGAAAACAATTACAGGAAATGATTTAATAGCTTTTGGATTCACACCGAAAAAATGGTTTGCTGAAGCTTTGGAATATATCAATGAAAATAACCTTAATGAAACTCAAATGAAAGAATATCTGGAACAATTCAAATCTCCGGAACCGATTTCATTATTGAACAATCCGGCCGAATTCATCATCAATATCCGAGCAGAAGATGAAAGCGAAAATGACAATGTTGAAAAAGTCATCAACACAATGAATGTTTTGATGAAAACCCCAACTTTGACGAAGGGAGCAATTATGCCTGATGCTTGTCCAACAGGTCCAGAAGGTCATATTCCTGTTGGCGGCGTTGTGGTGGCGAAAAATGCCATTCATCCAGGATTTCATAGTGCAGACATCTGCTGTTCTGTGATGTTGACAGATTTTGGAAAAATTAATCCGAAAGATGTTTTGGATGCAGCACACTCAATCACACATTTCGGTTACGGCGGAAGACCCAGAGGAGAACAAATGCCAATGTCTCAGGAGTTGATGGATGCTTTCAGAGAAAATCTTTTTCTGAATGACGAAAACCTCATCAGCATCGCACGTTCGCATATGGGAACTCAGGGTGACGGAAACCACTTTTTGTTTGTCGGAATTTCTAAAAACACGGGAAACACAATGCTAGTGACCCATCACGGTTCCAGAGCGCCTGGTGCAAAGTTATACGACAAAGGAATGAAAGTCGCCAACCGCTTCCGAATGGAACTTTCGCCGGAAACATTGAAGGAAAACGCCTGGATTCCGTTTGAAACTGAGGAAGGACAGCAATATTGGAAAGCTTTGCGATTAATCAGAAAATGGACTAAAGAAAATCACGAATCCATTCATAATGCGACTTTAGACAAATTAAATATTGAAAAACAACACAGATATTGGAACGAACATAATTTTGTATTCAGAGACGGAGATTTATTCTACCACGCGAAAGGAGCAACGCCGCTGGACGACAAATTTTTGCCGGATATTACAGGTCCAAGACTGATTCCTCTGAATATGGCGGAACCTGTATTGATTGTCCAAGGGACAACGAACGACAGAAATTTAGGTTTTGCTCCTCACGGCGCAGGAAGAAACTTTAGCAGAAGCTTTCATAAAAAATCTCTGGCTCATAAAACCATTGATGACGTTTTTGCTGAGGAAACCCAAGGTCTGGATATCCGTTTTTTCACCAACGAAATTGATATTTCCGAATTACCTAGCGCCTACAAAAGTGCCAAAAACGTAAGAGCCCAAATAGAAGAATATGGACTTTGCGAAGTTCTGGACGAAGTGATACCTTACGGTTGTATTATGGCTGGCGATGTTGGGAAAAATGCGCCTTGGAAAAAGAAGAAAAAATTTAGAAAATAA